A single region of the Ziziphus jujuba cultivar Dongzao chromosome 10, ASM3175591v1 genome encodes:
- the LOC107411771 gene encoding uncharacterized protein LOC107411771 isoform X1: MEVEEKRSKGGFLNLFDWHGKSRKKLFPNTSNELPGSKPEKENAESFSELPRFRAEVDENEASSSNKESRDLSCSSLAGSDEGCGTRAPGVVARLMGLDSLPTLNVGESSSPPVSDSCSFRTSHHHGVNHTGSDFYSTECVNMPNKLERLPRNPVPSRPQRMQNRQMERFQTEVLPPKSAKSIPITRHKLLSPIKNPGFTPAKNVAYVMEVAAKIIEASPPASAKCKVPGVGPSFPLRIRDIREKVETSHKASRPGRTKEGSALKYSIGPSNDKGPKGSDYLPVNQAFVGLEKGNFNNMRNKGKPESVAVQANVSVQRREGLASSGNRSSVKHKEQNEVKSNQFSKCQQSAQRPVQKRTSSGSCSNVLRQNNQKQNGVINKDKLASKTLIPHQPVGRTRSQDDCIGQNKTVNKAVMKSKIGCKQMGPASTTTEKDVSFSTVKSVSRKKRLAQHDVHLEETIVHNSLMGKEEGITKCNVAMDGCTSMGADNKKQGMDVISFTFTSPLKRSVRDSQSSNQVMRIGNSFDINSFGEKNQELCSENFTTSSPSLNVIGGDSLSVLLEQKLQELTCKVQTSKLNIVREGSSPSGLLDSSGSSAVTTISRSKQLQPGIPRDKLDHYDCLPADCPVLDWNLVWQEYEGIEQCSWSRSSNYNETGKELDCHSLRPISIFEPSFKSGSCADNKSTTNGSKKCMLDEAQTEINLFSRNELLSAYGMRESSDSVSSTSTTDVGGKHGTTKFGFVDLNISSNWELGYVRYILSNTELALEGFALGNTKKIIAPYLFDILENQQNNRKRKGEECLGLQRKVLFDCMNESLHMRCRAMRVGEWSRWPELTQSKDRLAKELYKEILGWKSMGELMVDELVERDMSCQYGKWLDFEIEAFEEGRDIEKGILTSLVDELVSDLLVG; this comes from the exons atggAGGTTGAGGAAAAACGTTCAAAAGGAGGCTTTCTTAACCTGTTTGATTGGCATGGAAAGTCCAGAAAGAAGCTCTTCCCGAATACTTCAAATGAGTTACCTG GATCCAAGCCAGAAAAGGAAAATGCAGAGAGTTTTTCAGAGTTACCGCGATTCAGG GCAGAGGTGGATGAGAATGAAGCAAGTTCGAGTAATAAAGAAAGTAGGGATTTGAGTTGTTCTTCATTGGCTGGTAGTGATGAGGGATGTGGGACTAGAGCCCCTGGGGTAGTTGCTAGACTGATGGGTTTGGATTCCTTGCCAACTTTGAATGTTGGTGAGTCCTCTTCTCCTCCAGTTTCTGATTCATGCTCTTTTAGAACATCTCATCATCATGGGGTAAATCACACTGGTAGTGATTTTTATTCCACGGAGTGTGTGAATATGCCCAACAAGCTGGAAAGGTTACCTAGAAATCCTGTTCCATCTAGACCACAGAGGATGCAGAACAGGCAAATGGAGAGATTTCAAACTGAAGTTCTGCCTCCGAAATCAGCTAAATCAATTCCAATCACTCGCCACAAGCTGTTGTCACCTATTAAAAATCCTGGGTTCACCCCAGCAAAGAATGTGGCTTACGTTATGGAGGTAGCTGCAAAGATAATTGAGGCGAGTCCTCCGGCATCTGCCAAGTGCAAAGTTCCGGGTGTTGGGCCTTCATTTCCCTTGAGAATTCGTGATATTCGAGAAAAGGTGGAAACTTCACATAAAGCCTCCAGGCCTGGAAGAACCAAGGAAGGTAGTGCTCTTAAATATTCAATAGGACCTTCTAATGACAAGGGCCCTAAAGGTTCAGATTATTTACCAGTAAACCAGGCTTTTGTTGGTTTGGAAAAAGGAAATTTCAACAATATGAGAAATAAGGGAAAGCCGGAATCAGTAGCAGTGCAAGCAAATGTCAGTGTTCAAAGAAGGGAGGGACTGGCTTCTTCTGGTAACAGAAGTTCTGTGAAGCATAAGGAACAGAATGAGGTCAAATCAAACCAGTTCTCCAAGTGCCAGCAAAGTGCACAAAGACCTGTGCAGAAAAGAACATCTTCAGGCAGCTGTAGTAATGTCCTCAGGCAGAACAATCAGAAGCAGAATGGTGTAATTAACAAAGACAAATTAGCTTCAAAGACTTTGATTCCCCATCAGCCAGTGGGAAGAACAAGGTCTCAGGATGACTGTATTGGGCAGAATAAGACAGTTAACAAGGCTGTTATGAAGTCCAAAATCGGCTGCAAACAGATGGGTCCAGCATCAACTACCACCGAAAAGGATGTATCATTTTCCACAGTTAAGAGTGTCTCTCGGAAGAAAAGGCTTGCTCAGCATGATGTTCATTTAGAAGAAACAATTGTTCATAATTCATTGATGGGTAAAGAAGAAGGTATAACAAAATGTAATGTTGCAATGGATGGTTGCACCAGTATGGGTGCAGATAACAAGAAGCAAGGAATGGATGTGATTTCGTTTACATTCACATCTCCCCTGAAAAGATCTGTACGTGATTCCCAGTCCTCGAATCAAGTCATGAGAATAGGAAACAGCTTTGACATCAATTCTTTTGGTGAGAAGAATCAGGAGCTTTGCTCAGAAAACTTCACAACATCTTCACCTTCATTAAATGTAATTGGTGGTGATTCTTTGAGTGTTCTTTTGGAACAAAAGCTTCAGGAACTAACATGTAAAGTCCAGACATCTAAATTGAACATTGTCAGAGAAGGGAGTTCTCCATCTGGTTTACTAGATTCTTCAGGTTCCAGTGCGGTAACCACAATATCAAGGAGCAAGCAACTTCAACCAGGCATACCAAGAGATAAATTGGACCACTATGATTGCTTGCCAGCAGATTGTCCAGTGCTTGATTGGAACCTGGTGTGGCAG GAATATGAAGGGATAGAACAATGTAGTTGGAGCAGGAGCAGCAACTACAATGAAACTGGAAAAGAATTGGATTGTCATAGTCTTAGACCAATATCAATTTTTGAACCATCATTTAAGAGTGGAAGCTGTGCAGATAACAAAAGTACTACCAATG GCAGCAAGAAATGCATGCTGGATGAAGCTCAAACTGAAATCAATCTTTTCTCTAGAAATGAATTACTATCAGCGTATGGCATGAGAGAGTCATCTGACTCAGTTTCATCCACTTCAACAACTGATGTGGGCGGAAAACATGGGACTACAAAATTTGGTTTTGTTGATCTTAATATATCAAGTAACTGGGAACTGGGATATGTGAGGTACATACTCAGCAACACTGAATTAGCATTGGAAGGTTTTGCATTGGGTAATACTAAAAAGATTATTGCCCCATATCTGTTTGATATCCTCGagaatcaacaaaacaatagaaAAAGGAAGGGAGAGGAATGTCTGGGTCTTCAGAGAAAGGTTTTGTTTGATTGTATGAATGAAAGCCTGCACATGCGCTGCAGGGCAATGCGTGTTGGAGAGTGGAGTAGATGGCCGGAATTGACTCAGAGTAAGGATCGATTAGCAAAAGAACTGTACAAAGAGATTTTGGGTTGGAAAAGCATGGGAGAGTTGATGGTGGATGAACTTGTGGAGAGGGACATGAGCTGTCAGTACGGGAAATGGTTGGACTTTGAAATTGAGGCATTTGAGGAGGGCCGAGACATTGAAAAGGGGATATTAACTTCTTTGGTCGATGAGTTGGTTTCTGACTTGTTGGTAGGTTGA
- the LOC107411771 gene encoding uncharacterized protein LOC107411771 isoform X3, with the protein MESPERSSSRILQMSYLAEVDENEASSSNKESRDLSCSSLAGSDEGCGTRAPGVVARLMGLDSLPTLNVGESSSPPVSDSCSFRTSHHHGVNHTGSDFYSTECVNMPNKLERLPRNPVPSRPQRMQNRQMERFQTEVLPPKSAKSIPITRHKLLSPIKNPGFTPAKNVAYVMEVAAKIIEASPPASAKCKVPGVGPSFPLRIRDIREKVETSHKASRPGRTKEGSALKYSIGPSNDKGPKGSDYLPVNQAFVGLEKGNFNNMRNKGKPESVAVQANVSVQRREGLASSGNRSSVKHKEQNEVKSNQFSKCQQSAQRPVQKRTSSGSCSNVLRQNNQKQNGVINKDKLASKTLIPHQPVGRTRSQDDCIGQNKTVNKAVMKSKIGCKQMGPASTTTEKDVSFSTVKSVSRKKRLAQHDVHLEETIVHNSLMGKEEGITKCNVAMDGCTSMGADNKKQGMDVISFTFTSPLKRSVRDSQSSNQVMRIGNSFDINSFGEKNQELCSENFTTSSPSLNVIGGDSLSVLLEQKLQELTCKVQTSKLNIVREGSSPSGLLDSSGSSAVTTISRSKQLQPGIPRDKLDHYDCLPADCPVLDWNLVWQEYEGIEQCSWSRSSNYNETGKELDCHSLRPISIFEPSFKSGSCADNKSTTNGSKKCMLDEAQTEINLFSRNELLSAYGMRESSDSVSSTSTTDVGGKHGTTKFGFVDLNISSNWELGYVRYILSNTELALEGFALGNTKKIIAPYLFDILENQQNNRKRKGEECLGLQRKVLFDCMNESLHMRCRAMRVGEWSRWPELTQSKDRLAKELYKEILGWKSMGELMVDELVERDMSCQYGKWLDFEIEAFEEGRDIEKGILTSLVDELVSDLLVG; encoded by the exons ATGGAAAGTCCAGAAAGAAGCTCTTCCCGAATACTTCAAATGAGTTACCTG GCAGAGGTGGATGAGAATGAAGCAAGTTCGAGTAATAAAGAAAGTAGGGATTTGAGTTGTTCTTCATTGGCTGGTAGTGATGAGGGATGTGGGACTAGAGCCCCTGGGGTAGTTGCTAGACTGATGGGTTTGGATTCCTTGCCAACTTTGAATGTTGGTGAGTCCTCTTCTCCTCCAGTTTCTGATTCATGCTCTTTTAGAACATCTCATCATCATGGGGTAAATCACACTGGTAGTGATTTTTATTCCACGGAGTGTGTGAATATGCCCAACAAGCTGGAAAGGTTACCTAGAAATCCTGTTCCATCTAGACCACAGAGGATGCAGAACAGGCAAATGGAGAGATTTCAAACTGAAGTTCTGCCTCCGAAATCAGCTAAATCAATTCCAATCACTCGCCACAAGCTGTTGTCACCTATTAAAAATCCTGGGTTCACCCCAGCAAAGAATGTGGCTTACGTTATGGAGGTAGCTGCAAAGATAATTGAGGCGAGTCCTCCGGCATCTGCCAAGTGCAAAGTTCCGGGTGTTGGGCCTTCATTTCCCTTGAGAATTCGTGATATTCGAGAAAAGGTGGAAACTTCACATAAAGCCTCCAGGCCTGGAAGAACCAAGGAAGGTAGTGCTCTTAAATATTCAATAGGACCTTCTAATGACAAGGGCCCTAAAGGTTCAGATTATTTACCAGTAAACCAGGCTTTTGTTGGTTTGGAAAAAGGAAATTTCAACAATATGAGAAATAAGGGAAAGCCGGAATCAGTAGCAGTGCAAGCAAATGTCAGTGTTCAAAGAAGGGAGGGACTGGCTTCTTCTGGTAACAGAAGTTCTGTGAAGCATAAGGAACAGAATGAGGTCAAATCAAACCAGTTCTCCAAGTGCCAGCAAAGTGCACAAAGACCTGTGCAGAAAAGAACATCTTCAGGCAGCTGTAGTAATGTCCTCAGGCAGAACAATCAGAAGCAGAATGGTGTAATTAACAAAGACAAATTAGCTTCAAAGACTTTGATTCCCCATCAGCCAGTGGGAAGAACAAGGTCTCAGGATGACTGTATTGGGCAGAATAAGACAGTTAACAAGGCTGTTATGAAGTCCAAAATCGGCTGCAAACAGATGGGTCCAGCATCAACTACCACCGAAAAGGATGTATCATTTTCCACAGTTAAGAGTGTCTCTCGGAAGAAAAGGCTTGCTCAGCATGATGTTCATTTAGAAGAAACAATTGTTCATAATTCATTGATGGGTAAAGAAGAAGGTATAACAAAATGTAATGTTGCAATGGATGGTTGCACCAGTATGGGTGCAGATAACAAGAAGCAAGGAATGGATGTGATTTCGTTTACATTCACATCTCCCCTGAAAAGATCTGTACGTGATTCCCAGTCCTCGAATCAAGTCATGAGAATAGGAAACAGCTTTGACATCAATTCTTTTGGTGAGAAGAATCAGGAGCTTTGCTCAGAAAACTTCACAACATCTTCACCTTCATTAAATGTAATTGGTGGTGATTCTTTGAGTGTTCTTTTGGAACAAAAGCTTCAGGAACTAACATGTAAAGTCCAGACATCTAAATTGAACATTGTCAGAGAAGGGAGTTCTCCATCTGGTTTACTAGATTCTTCAGGTTCCAGTGCGGTAACCACAATATCAAGGAGCAAGCAACTTCAACCAGGCATACCAAGAGATAAATTGGACCACTATGATTGCTTGCCAGCAGATTGTCCAGTGCTTGATTGGAACCTGGTGTGGCAG GAATATGAAGGGATAGAACAATGTAGTTGGAGCAGGAGCAGCAACTACAATGAAACTGGAAAAGAATTGGATTGTCATAGTCTTAGACCAATATCAATTTTTGAACCATCATTTAAGAGTGGAAGCTGTGCAGATAACAAAAGTACTACCAATG GCAGCAAGAAATGCATGCTGGATGAAGCTCAAACTGAAATCAATCTTTTCTCTAGAAATGAATTACTATCAGCGTATGGCATGAGAGAGTCATCTGACTCAGTTTCATCCACTTCAACAACTGATGTGGGCGGAAAACATGGGACTACAAAATTTGGTTTTGTTGATCTTAATATATCAAGTAACTGGGAACTGGGATATGTGAGGTACATACTCAGCAACACTGAATTAGCATTGGAAGGTTTTGCATTGGGTAATACTAAAAAGATTATTGCCCCATATCTGTTTGATATCCTCGagaatcaacaaaacaatagaaAAAGGAAGGGAGAGGAATGTCTGGGTCTTCAGAGAAAGGTTTTGTTTGATTGTATGAATGAAAGCCTGCACATGCGCTGCAGGGCAATGCGTGTTGGAGAGTGGAGTAGATGGCCGGAATTGACTCAGAGTAAGGATCGATTAGCAAAAGAACTGTACAAAGAGATTTTGGGTTGGAAAAGCATGGGAGAGTTGATGGTGGATGAACTTGTGGAGAGGGACATGAGCTGTCAGTACGGGAAATGGTTGGACTTTGAAATTGAGGCATTTGAGGAGGGCCGAGACATTGAAAAGGGGATATTAACTTCTTTGGTCGATGAGTTGGTTTCTGACTTGTTGGTAGGTTGA
- the LOC107411771 gene encoding uncharacterized protein LOC107411771 isoform X2, with protein MEVEEKRSKGGFLNLFDWHGKSRKKLFPNTSNELPGSKPEKENAESFSELPRFRAEVDENEASSSNKESRDLSCSSLAGSDEGCGTRAPGVVARLMGLDSLPTLNVGESSSPPVSDSCSFRTSHHHGVNHTGSDFYSTECVNMPNKLERLPRNPVPSRPQRMQNRQMERFQTEVLPPKSAKSIPITRHKLLSPIKNPGFTPAKNVAYVMEVAAKIIEASPPASAKCKVPGVGPSFPLRIRDIREKVETSHKASRPGRTKEGSALKYSIGPSNDKGPKGSDYLPVNQAFVGLEKGNFNNMRNKGKPESVAVQANVSVQRREGLASSGNRSSVKHKEQNEVKSNQFSKCQQSAQRPVQKRTSSGSCSNVLRQNNQKQNGVINKDKLASKTLIPHQPVGRTRSQDDCIGQNKTVNKAVMKSKIGCKQMGPASTTTEKDVSFSTVKSVSRKKRLAQHDVHLEETIVHNSLMGKEEGITKCNVAMDGCTSMGADNKKQGMDVISFTFTSPLKRSVRDSQSSNQVMRIGNSFDINSFGEKNQELCSENFTTSSPSLNVIGGDSLSVLLEQKLQELTCKVQTSKLNIVREGSSPSGLLDSSGSSAVTTISRSKQLQPGIPRDKLDHYDCLPADCPVLDWNLVWQEYEGIEQCSWSRSSNYNETGKELDCHSLRPISIFEPSFKSGSCADNKSSKKCMLDEAQTEINLFSRNELLSAYGMRESSDSVSSTSTTDVGGKHGTTKFGFVDLNISSNWELGYVRYILSNTELALEGFALGNTKKIIAPYLFDILENQQNNRKRKGEECLGLQRKVLFDCMNESLHMRCRAMRVGEWSRWPELTQSKDRLAKELYKEILGWKSMGELMVDELVERDMSCQYGKWLDFEIEAFEEGRDIEKGILTSLVDELVSDLLVG; from the exons atggAGGTTGAGGAAAAACGTTCAAAAGGAGGCTTTCTTAACCTGTTTGATTGGCATGGAAAGTCCAGAAAGAAGCTCTTCCCGAATACTTCAAATGAGTTACCTG GATCCAAGCCAGAAAAGGAAAATGCAGAGAGTTTTTCAGAGTTACCGCGATTCAGG GCAGAGGTGGATGAGAATGAAGCAAGTTCGAGTAATAAAGAAAGTAGGGATTTGAGTTGTTCTTCATTGGCTGGTAGTGATGAGGGATGTGGGACTAGAGCCCCTGGGGTAGTTGCTAGACTGATGGGTTTGGATTCCTTGCCAACTTTGAATGTTGGTGAGTCCTCTTCTCCTCCAGTTTCTGATTCATGCTCTTTTAGAACATCTCATCATCATGGGGTAAATCACACTGGTAGTGATTTTTATTCCACGGAGTGTGTGAATATGCCCAACAAGCTGGAAAGGTTACCTAGAAATCCTGTTCCATCTAGACCACAGAGGATGCAGAACAGGCAAATGGAGAGATTTCAAACTGAAGTTCTGCCTCCGAAATCAGCTAAATCAATTCCAATCACTCGCCACAAGCTGTTGTCACCTATTAAAAATCCTGGGTTCACCCCAGCAAAGAATGTGGCTTACGTTATGGAGGTAGCTGCAAAGATAATTGAGGCGAGTCCTCCGGCATCTGCCAAGTGCAAAGTTCCGGGTGTTGGGCCTTCATTTCCCTTGAGAATTCGTGATATTCGAGAAAAGGTGGAAACTTCACATAAAGCCTCCAGGCCTGGAAGAACCAAGGAAGGTAGTGCTCTTAAATATTCAATAGGACCTTCTAATGACAAGGGCCCTAAAGGTTCAGATTATTTACCAGTAAACCAGGCTTTTGTTGGTTTGGAAAAAGGAAATTTCAACAATATGAGAAATAAGGGAAAGCCGGAATCAGTAGCAGTGCAAGCAAATGTCAGTGTTCAAAGAAGGGAGGGACTGGCTTCTTCTGGTAACAGAAGTTCTGTGAAGCATAAGGAACAGAATGAGGTCAAATCAAACCAGTTCTCCAAGTGCCAGCAAAGTGCACAAAGACCTGTGCAGAAAAGAACATCTTCAGGCAGCTGTAGTAATGTCCTCAGGCAGAACAATCAGAAGCAGAATGGTGTAATTAACAAAGACAAATTAGCTTCAAAGACTTTGATTCCCCATCAGCCAGTGGGAAGAACAAGGTCTCAGGATGACTGTATTGGGCAGAATAAGACAGTTAACAAGGCTGTTATGAAGTCCAAAATCGGCTGCAAACAGATGGGTCCAGCATCAACTACCACCGAAAAGGATGTATCATTTTCCACAGTTAAGAGTGTCTCTCGGAAGAAAAGGCTTGCTCAGCATGATGTTCATTTAGAAGAAACAATTGTTCATAATTCATTGATGGGTAAAGAAGAAGGTATAACAAAATGTAATGTTGCAATGGATGGTTGCACCAGTATGGGTGCAGATAACAAGAAGCAAGGAATGGATGTGATTTCGTTTACATTCACATCTCCCCTGAAAAGATCTGTACGTGATTCCCAGTCCTCGAATCAAGTCATGAGAATAGGAAACAGCTTTGACATCAATTCTTTTGGTGAGAAGAATCAGGAGCTTTGCTCAGAAAACTTCACAACATCTTCACCTTCATTAAATGTAATTGGTGGTGATTCTTTGAGTGTTCTTTTGGAACAAAAGCTTCAGGAACTAACATGTAAAGTCCAGACATCTAAATTGAACATTGTCAGAGAAGGGAGTTCTCCATCTGGTTTACTAGATTCTTCAGGTTCCAGTGCGGTAACCACAATATCAAGGAGCAAGCAACTTCAACCAGGCATACCAAGAGATAAATTGGACCACTATGATTGCTTGCCAGCAGATTGTCCAGTGCTTGATTGGAACCTGGTGTGGCAG GAATATGAAGGGATAGAACAATGTAGTTGGAGCAGGAGCAGCAACTACAATGAAACTGGAAAAGAATTGGATTGTCATAGTCTTAGACCAATATCAATTTTTGAACCATCATTTAAGAGTGGAAGCTGTGCAGATAACAAAA GCAGCAAGAAATGCATGCTGGATGAAGCTCAAACTGAAATCAATCTTTTCTCTAGAAATGAATTACTATCAGCGTATGGCATGAGAGAGTCATCTGACTCAGTTTCATCCACTTCAACAACTGATGTGGGCGGAAAACATGGGACTACAAAATTTGGTTTTGTTGATCTTAATATATCAAGTAACTGGGAACTGGGATATGTGAGGTACATACTCAGCAACACTGAATTAGCATTGGAAGGTTTTGCATTGGGTAATACTAAAAAGATTATTGCCCCATATCTGTTTGATATCCTCGagaatcaacaaaacaatagaaAAAGGAAGGGAGAGGAATGTCTGGGTCTTCAGAGAAAGGTTTTGTTTGATTGTATGAATGAAAGCCTGCACATGCGCTGCAGGGCAATGCGTGTTGGAGAGTGGAGTAGATGGCCGGAATTGACTCAGAGTAAGGATCGATTAGCAAAAGAACTGTACAAAGAGATTTTGGGTTGGAAAAGCATGGGAGAGTTGATGGTGGATGAACTTGTGGAGAGGGACATGAGCTGTCAGTACGGGAAATGGTTGGACTTTGAAATTGAGGCATTTGAGGAGGGCCGAGACATTGAAAAGGGGATATTAACTTCTTTGGTCGATGAGTTGGTTTCTGACTTGTTGGTAGGTTGA